Proteins co-encoded in one Actinomadura luteofluorescens genomic window:
- a CDS encoding non-ribosomal peptide synthetase — protein MLTWDELHAALAEVLGERAEADDNLIELGMDSIRLMQLTGRLRCEGIEIRFAELAERPTLAGWWDLLAEKGQVEASAGPAPEAGEPAAESGEPFPLALMQHAYWIGRDSGQELGSVAAHLYVELDGRAIDPSRFEPAVDALVRRHPMLRAAVRDDGTQRILPERPGPLVTVHDLRSSDDPGAELERVRDEMSRQRLPIEDGRVFDARLSLLPGGAARLHLDVDMVAADAMSYRVMLADLAALYEGEALAPIRYGYARYLADDPRAQARAADRRWWADRLADLPGPPELPVVPRPGNRVERKHHWLPPDGKDRFIARAHAEGVTPAMALAAVFAEVIGAWSATPRFLLNLPLFHREPVHPDVDRVVGDFTGSIMLEADLTEDLPFVARARALQANLHTAGAHSDYSGLEVLRDLSRLCGEQVLAPIVYTSALNLGELFGDRVRELFGEPGWIISQGPQVLLDAQVTEVSGGLLLNWDVRLPAFPDGVAEAMFDAYTAAVTRLGAPGAAWDTPLAIAATPAQLRVRHGLNATPAPPARTLTEGFFEHAARRPGAPALHWGDDGTMTYGELAGRALRIASALAAEGVRPGDRVSVELPKGPGQAAAVLGVLATGAAYVPIGPEQPEARRARIRASAGVAASLTPGGVAEADPLPGPLAVRPDQVAYVLFTSGSTGEPKGVEVSHGAAMNTIGDLVERFAIGEDDVTFAVSALDFDLSVFDLFAAWHAGGAVVVPGEDERRDAARWGELVRRWSVTVLNCVPSVLEMLLRAGRAESLRLVLLGGDWVGTHLPGLLRENAPGCRFAALGGTTETAIHSTVQEVAGDVPADWHAVPYGAPLRGVACRVVDELGRDRPDWVTGELWIGGAGVADGYVGDPSRTADRFVLREGTRWYRTGDLARYRPDGTIEFLGRRDHQVKVRGFRIELGEVEAALRDHPAVERAVALLAGGRLAAAVAAPAGTDRDAVLARVRDLLPPHMVPELLVRVDELPLTANGKVDRKALTDLAAAEAGQATAAHAEPETSLEKVLARIAAEVLGRERVGADADFFALGGDSVLATTVLARLREALDTTALPVRVLFAERTVARICRRFTELEETPGRLESIAAIWLEVEAMTEEELTARLG, from the coding sequence GTGCTGACCTGGGATGAGCTCCACGCCGCGCTGGCCGAGGTGCTGGGCGAACGCGCGGAGGCGGACGACAACCTCATCGAGCTGGGCATGGACTCGATCCGGCTCATGCAGCTCACCGGGCGGCTCCGGTGCGAGGGCATCGAGATCCGCTTCGCCGAGCTGGCCGAACGTCCGACGCTCGCCGGGTGGTGGGACCTGCTCGCGGAGAAGGGCCAGGTGGAGGCCTCGGCCGGGCCCGCCCCGGAGGCCGGCGAGCCCGCCGCCGAATCCGGCGAGCCCTTCCCGCTGGCGCTGATGCAGCACGCGTACTGGATCGGCCGCGACTCCGGCCAGGAACTCGGCTCCGTCGCCGCCCACCTGTACGTCGAGCTGGACGGGCGCGCGATCGACCCGTCCCGTTTCGAGCCGGCCGTGGACGCGCTCGTGCGGCGGCACCCGATGCTGCGCGCCGCCGTCCGCGACGACGGGACGCAGCGGATCCTGCCCGAACGTCCCGGGCCGCTCGTCACCGTCCACGACCTGCGCTCGTCGGACGACCCGGGCGCCGAGCTGGAGCGCGTCCGGGACGAGATGTCGCGGCAGCGGCTCCCCATCGAGGACGGCCGCGTCTTCGACGCCCGGCTCAGCCTCCTCCCGGGCGGTGCCGCGCGCCTCCACCTGGACGTCGACATGGTCGCCGCCGACGCGATGAGCTACCGCGTCATGCTGGCCGACCTCGCCGCGCTGTACGAGGGCGAGGCCCTCGCGCCGATCCGCTACGGCTACGCCCGGTACCTCGCCGACGACCCCCGCGCGCAGGCCCGCGCCGCCGACCGCCGCTGGTGGGCCGACCGGCTCGCCGACCTCCCCGGGCCGCCCGAGCTGCCGGTCGTCCCCCGGCCGGGGAACCGTGTCGAGCGCAAGCACCACTGGCTGCCACCGGACGGCAAGGACCGCTTCATCGCGCGCGCCCACGCCGAGGGCGTCACCCCCGCCATGGCGCTCGCGGCGGTGTTCGCCGAGGTGATCGGCGCCTGGTCGGCGACGCCGCGGTTCCTGCTGAACCTGCCGCTGTTCCACCGCGAGCCCGTCCACCCCGACGTGGACAGGGTCGTCGGCGACTTCACCGGGTCCATCATGCTGGAGGCCGACCTCACCGAGGACCTTCCGTTCGTCGCTCGCGCCCGCGCCCTCCAGGCGAACCTGCACACCGCCGGAGCGCACAGCGACTACTCGGGGCTGGAGGTGCTGCGCGACCTGTCGCGGCTGTGCGGGGAGCAGGTGCTCGCCCCGATCGTCTACACGAGCGCCCTCAACCTCGGCGAGCTGTTCGGCGACCGCGTCCGCGAGCTGTTCGGCGAACCCGGCTGGATCATCTCGCAGGGCCCGCAGGTGCTGCTGGACGCGCAGGTGACGGAGGTGTCCGGCGGCCTGCTGCTGAACTGGGACGTGCGCCTGCCCGCGTTCCCGGACGGCGTCGCGGAGGCGATGTTCGACGCCTACACCGCCGCGGTCACCCGGCTCGGCGCGCCCGGCGCCGCCTGGGACACGCCCCTCGCCATCGCCGCCACGCCCGCGCAGCTCCGCGTCAGGCACGGGCTGAACGCCACGCCCGCCCCACCGGCGCGCACGCTGACCGAGGGCTTCTTCGAGCACGCCGCGCGCCGCCCGGGTGCCCCGGCCCTGCACTGGGGCGACGACGGGACGATGACCTACGGCGAGCTCGCCGGCCGCGCCCTGCGCATCGCGTCGGCGCTGGCGGCCGAAGGGGTCCGCCCCGGCGACCGGGTCTCGGTCGAACTGCCGAAGGGGCCCGGCCAGGCCGCCGCCGTGCTCGGCGTGCTGGCGACCGGCGCCGCCTACGTCCCGATCGGCCCCGAGCAGCCGGAGGCGCGGCGTGCGAGGATCCGCGCGAGCGCGGGCGTCGCCGCCTCGCTCACCCCGGGGGGCGTCGCCGAGGCCGATCCGCTGCCCGGGCCGCTCGCGGTGCGGCCCGACCAGGTCGCCTACGTGCTGTTCACCTCCGGTTCGACGGGGGAGCCCAAGGGCGTGGAGGTCTCGCACGGCGCGGCGATGAACACCATCGGCGACCTGGTCGAGCGGTTCGCGATCGGGGAGGACGACGTCACCTTCGCCGTCTCGGCGCTCGACTTCGACCTGTCGGTGTTCGACCTGTTCGCCGCCTGGCACGCGGGCGGCGCGGTCGTCGTCCCGGGCGAGGACGAGCGGCGCGACGCCGCCCGGTGGGGCGAGCTGGTGCGGCGCTGGTCGGTGACCGTCCTGAACTGCGTCCCGTCCGTCCTGGAGATGCTGCTGCGCGCGGGCCGGGCGGAGAGCCTGCGACTCGTCCTGCTCGGCGGCGACTGGGTGGGGACGCACCTGCCCGGGTTGCTGCGGGAGAACGCGCCGGGCTGCCGCTTCGCGGCGCTCGGCGGCACGACCGAGACGGCGATCCACTCCACGGTGCAGGAGGTCGCGGGCGACGTACCGGCCGACTGGCACGCCGTCCCGTACGGGGCGCCGCTGCGCGGGGTCGCGTGCCGGGTGGTGGACGAGCTGGGCCGCGACCGCCCCGACTGGGTCACCGGCGAGCTGTGGATCGGCGGCGCCGGTGTCGCGGACGGCTACGTCGGCGACCCGTCCCGGACCGCCGACCGGTTCGTTCTCCGGGAGGGCACGCGCTGGTACCGGACCGGCGACCTGGCCCGCTACCGCCCCGATGGGACCATCGAGTTCCTGGGCCGCCGCGACCACCAGGTCAAGGTGCGCGGATTCCGGATCGAGCTCGGCGAGGTCGAGGCCGCGCTGCGCGACCACCCCGCCGTGGAGCGCGCCGTCGCGCTCCTGGCCGGCGGCCGGCTCGCCGCCGCCGTGGCGGCGCCCGCCGGCACCGACCGGGACGCCGTGCTCGCCCGCGTCCGCGACCTGCTGCCGCCGCACATGGTCCCGGAACTGCTCGTGCGCGTGGACGAGTTGCCGCTCACCGCGAACGGCAAGGTGGACCGCAAGGCCCTCACGGACCTCGCCGCGGCCGAGGCCGGTCAGGCGACCGCCGCCCATGCCGAGCCCGAGACGTCACTGGAGAAGGTGCTGGCCCGGATCGCCGCCGAGGTGCTGGGGAGGGAACGCGTCGGCGCGGACGCCGACTTCTTCGCCCTCGGCGGCGACTCCGTACTCGCGACCACCGTACTCGCGCGGCTGCGCGAGGCGCTCGACACGACGGCGCTGCCCGTCCGCGTCCTGTTCGCCGAGCGGACGGTCGCGCGGATCTGCCGCCGCTTCACCGAGCTGGAGGAGACGCCGGGACGCCTGGAATCCATCGCCGCCATCTGGCTGGAGGTCGAGGCCATGACCGAGGAGGAGCTGACCGCGCGCCTCGGGTGA
- the entS gene encoding enterobactin transporter EntS — protein sequence MLRRLVIDVGPLRDSVPFRNVFIARTVSVIGIGMLAVALPVQVYGLTGSTVHVGGVSAAEGFALLAGFLWGGMLADRHDRRRLMLRARAAAGIGFVLLALNAFLPSPSLAALYALAAWDGLMTGVSITALLAATPALVAPGKLVAAGALNALTVRLGSMASPALGGLVVSAFGVGWNYAAAAAGTLGTLALLTGLPPLKPAAVEGADAHPLKSVWDGFRFVASHRVVGSLMLLGLLFMVAGGIPVLMPAFAMRSLDGGATTVGLLFAAPACGAVLASLTSGWAGQARAPGLALLVASVSGFVALACLGLARHPALAVAILFVYGFVQSIEEILRYGLIQSHTPDSHLGRVNALWSAQETGGGAIGSLGAGALGRYLAPGAAIVLYGTVSAVLALALALTLTGLRSATLRPEPEPG from the coding sequence ATGCTCCGGCGACTGGTCATCGACGTCGGGCCGCTGCGCGACAGCGTGCCGTTCCGCAACGTGTTCATCGCCCGCACCGTCTCGGTCATCGGGATCGGCATGCTGGCGGTGGCCCTTCCGGTGCAGGTGTACGGACTCACGGGGTCCACCGTGCATGTGGGCGGGGTCTCCGCCGCCGAGGGGTTCGCGCTCCTCGCGGGCTTCCTGTGGGGCGGGATGCTGGCCGACCGGCATGACCGGCGGCGCCTGATGCTGCGGGCGCGCGCGGCGGCCGGGATCGGGTTCGTCCTGCTGGCGCTCAACGCGTTCCTGCCCTCCCCCTCGCTGGCCGCCCTGTACGCGCTGGCGGCGTGGGACGGTCTGATGACCGGCGTCAGCATCACCGCGCTGCTGGCCGCGACGCCCGCGCTGGTCGCACCCGGCAAGCTCGTCGCGGCGGGGGCGCTCAACGCGCTGACGGTCCGGCTCGGGTCGATGGCCTCCCCCGCGCTCGGCGGGCTCGTCGTGTCGGCGTTCGGCGTGGGCTGGAACTACGCGGCCGCGGCGGCCGGGACGCTCGGCACCCTCGCGCTGCTGACCGGGCTGCCGCCGCTCAAGCCCGCCGCCGTGGAGGGGGCGGACGCCCATCCGCTGAAGTCCGTCTGGGACGGGTTCCGCTTCGTCGCTTCGCACCGGGTCGTCGGGTCGCTGATGCTCCTCGGACTGCTGTTCATGGTCGCCGGCGGCATCCCCGTCCTGATGCCGGCGTTCGCGATGCGGAGCCTGGACGGCGGCGCCACCACGGTCGGGCTGCTGTTCGCGGCGCCGGCGTGCGGCGCGGTGCTGGCCTCGCTGACGAGCGGCTGGGCCGGGCAGGCCCGCGCACCGGGCCTTGCTCTGCTGGTCGCGTCCGTCTCCGGGTTCGTCGCGCTCGCGTGCCTCGGTCTGGCCCGTCACCCGGCGCTCGCCGTCGCGATCCTGTTCGTCTACGGGTTCGTCCAGTCGATCGAGGAGATCCTGCGGTACGGGCTGATCCAGTCCCACACGCCCGACTCGCATCTCGGACGGGTGAACGCGCTGTGGTCGGCGCAGGAGACGGGCGGCGGCGCCATCGGATCGCTCGGCGCCGGGGCGCTCGGCCGGTACCTCGCCCCGGGCGCCGCCATCGTCCTGTACGGGACGGTCAGCGCCGTCCTCGCGCTGGCGCTGGCGCTGACCCTGACCGGGCTCCGGTCCGCGACGCTGCGGCCGGAGCCCGAGCCGGGCTGA
- the panD gene encoding aspartate 1-decarboxylase, with the protein MQRTLMNGKIHRATVTQADLHYVGSLTIDADLMAAADIVEGEQVHLVDIDNGARLVTYAITGEAGSGVIGINGAAARLVQPGDLVIIITYAGVQDPSRHEPRVVHVDAANRIVALGSDPSEPVPGAPAQLAGR; encoded by the coding sequence GTGCAGCGGACGCTGATGAACGGGAAGATCCACCGGGCGACCGTCACCCAGGCGGACCTGCACTACGTGGGCTCGCTGACGATCGACGCGGACCTGATGGCCGCCGCCGACATCGTGGAGGGCGAGCAGGTCCACCTCGTCGACATCGACAACGGCGCCCGGCTCGTCACCTACGCCATCACCGGCGAGGCGGGCAGCGGGGTCATCGGGATCAACGGCGCGGCCGCCCGGCTCGTCCAGCCCGGCGACCTGGTGATCATCATCACCTACGCGGGCGTGCAGGACCCGTCCCGGCACGAGCCCCGCGTCGTCCACGTCGACGCCGCGAACCGCATCGTCGCCCTCGGCTCCGACCCGTCCGAGCCGGTCCCCGGCGCCCCCGCCCAGCTCGCGGGGCGGTGA
- a CDS encoding (2,3-dihydroxybenzoyl)adenylate synthase: MDGVTPWPAGLEARYKAEGYWTDRLLGDVLRGDPAALALVAGDDRLTYADLDARAARTAAGLLALGLRRGDRVVVQLPNTTGFVVALLALVRIGAAPVLALPAHRESEIRYLCELSEARAYICADRDGDFDYRELARTLPVDHVIVEGEAEEFVPLASVDAEPVVAPAPEPSDAGVFLLSGGTTGLPKLIPRTHRDYVYNLEASADLCGFDRGTVYLVVLPAAHNFALACPGILGVFATGGTVVLAPSGAPDEAFPLIERERATVCAVVPPIALLWLDAVTWSDEDLSSLELLQVGGAKLAAGRAAEIPDALGCQVQQVFGMAEGLLNYTRLDDPRDLVERTQGRPLSPGDEVRVVDEDGKQVSPGEVGELLTRGPYTLRGYYRAPEHNARSFTPDGFYRTGDLVRELPSGHLIVEGREKDQINRGGDKISAEELENHLLAHPAVHDAAVVGVPDPVMGERTCAFLIIREGGEAPGLRELKDFLRTRGVAAYKHPDRLETAAAFPRTPVGKISKKALAARLR; encoded by the coding sequence GTGGACGGCGTCACCCCCTGGCCCGCCGGCCTCGAAGCCCGCTACAAGGCCGAGGGCTACTGGACCGACCGCCTCCTCGGCGACGTCCTGCGCGGCGATCCCGCCGCGCTCGCCCTGGTCGCGGGCGACGACCGCCTCACCTACGCCGACCTGGACGCCCGCGCCGCCCGCACCGCCGCCGGCCTCCTCGCGCTCGGCCTGCGCCGCGGCGATCGCGTGGTCGTCCAGCTCCCGAACACCACGGGCTTCGTCGTCGCACTCCTCGCCCTCGTCCGCATCGGCGCCGCGCCCGTGCTCGCGCTCCCCGCGCACCGCGAGAGCGAGATCCGCTACCTCTGCGAGCTCTCCGAGGCCCGCGCCTACATCTGCGCCGACCGCGACGGCGACTTCGACTACCGCGAGCTGGCCCGCACGCTCCCCGTGGACCACGTGATCGTCGAAGGCGAAGCCGAGGAGTTCGTCCCCCTGGCCTCCGTCGACGCCGAGCCGGTAGTGGCCCCCGCCCCCGAGCCGTCCGACGCGGGCGTCTTCCTCCTCTCCGGCGGCACCACCGGCCTGCCGAAGCTGATCCCCCGGACGCACCGCGACTACGTCTACAACCTGGAGGCCAGCGCCGACCTGTGCGGCTTCGACCGTGGCACCGTCTACCTGGTCGTCCTCCCGGCCGCGCACAACTTCGCCCTGGCCTGCCCCGGAATCCTCGGCGTCTTCGCCACGGGCGGCACGGTCGTCCTCGCGCCCTCCGGCGCCCCGGACGAGGCGTTCCCCCTCATCGAGCGCGAGCGCGCCACCGTCTGCGCGGTCGTCCCCCCGATCGCCCTCCTCTGGCTGGACGCGGTGACCTGGTCGGACGAGGACCTCTCGTCCCTGGAGCTGCTCCAGGTGGGCGGCGCCAAGCTCGCGGCCGGACGCGCCGCGGAGATCCCGGACGCCCTGGGCTGCCAGGTCCAGCAGGTCTTCGGCATGGCCGAGGGCCTCCTCAACTACACCCGCCTGGACGACCCCCGCGACCTGGTCGAGCGGACCCAGGGCCGCCCCCTCTCCCCGGGCGACGAGGTCCGCGTCGTCGACGAGGACGGCAAGCAGGTGTCCCCGGGCGAAGTGGGCGAGCTCCTCACCCGAGGCCCGTACACCCTCCGCGGCTACTATCGCGCCCCCGAGCACAACGCCCGCTCCTTCACCCCGGACGGCTTCTACCGCACAGGCGACCTCGTCAGGGAGCTGCCGTCCGGCCACCTCATCGTCGAGGGCCGCGAGAAGGACCAGATCAACCGGGGCGGCGACAAGATCTCCGCCGAGGAGCTGGAGAACCACCTCCTGGCCCACCCGGCGGTCCACGACGCGGCCGTGGTCGGCGTCCCCGACCCGGTGATGGGTGAGCGCACCTGCGCCTTCCTGATCATCAGGGAGGGCGGGGAGGCGCCCGGCCTGCGCGAGCTCAAGGACTTCCTCCGCACCCGGGGCGTCGCCGCCTACAAGCACCCCGACCGTCTGGAGACGGCCGCCGCGTTCCCCCGGACCCCGGTCGGGAAGATCAGCAAGAAGGCGCTCGCCGCCCGCCTCCGATAG
- a CDS encoding WD40 repeat domain-containing serine/threonine protein kinase, giving the protein MAPDPLGPGDPSKLGDYLLAGRLGAGGQGVVYEGYGPDGVRVAVKTLHGDYSAAHRDLFVREVEAVRRVSQFCTARVLAVDLDDAVPYVVSEYVAGPTLQQAVDEDGPYKPDDLYRLAVGIATALTTVHRAGVVHRDLKPANVLLGPDGPRVIDFGIARTEDMSQSATGMKGTPRYMAPEVFQGESPGPAVDVWAWGATILFAASGRTPFSGESLPKLMHSVLNTEPDIATVPERLRPMVEAALAKDPERRPDAPDLLLDLLGGGPDADLLEQGEREARAVRTPKPASPPLGERAEEAMRSLGPEAQQAVPQILLRMVSAEDDLVRPAARAEFSDGRTPEPIVDAVLTAFTRAGLLIWDGQRITLASPALLRAWPRLRDWAAAERPGLDVHQELAEGARLWDAHGRKSGDLLQGTRLERAMTWAVGGSRVLRPNTLEQAFLDAGRASVRRRSTLRTAVSGVLAVLLLVTLVAGVLVFQQSRTVARQRDDAEARRLAAVAMATRKSDPRTARRLAIAAGALSNTKETREALVALRYQWESDVFIPPGVSATTRRQPSPGGRVLAVVDGGKASVWNIDTHARLHQFTITGADTLDLVVTDDARTMVTWADDGTARVWDTSSGKQRGRLPIGRAGTNAKIFDGIDLSPSGHLLLAGNRDARTVWDLRTLRQVPLSWTRPKDGVEILAADAGDQLLAGVTSQGAVHVDQLAAKATIALPRLNKALRGRYVSAARLSPDGSLFAVAATPAAGEKTEILLWKLGADEQYLRLGSANSYSSLAFSDDGGYLAQARTMWRLKDGGATQSTPDEPMIRYAPTADCALVRFVEKRALRCVEPATGQVSSLDISTFLSTQVVQGSGLFQNTAISADASTMVYRGGGSVHFWDVRRKQAVNRGFSLSSDYEYSGNGNDLALSADGGRLAIYKNARTVTVTDAKKFAKLGDVTLPRPTDRIQAMAMSPDGHGLALLVRRGIVGELQFWDAKTLRLTRAVPSSADTFVKRIVFRPDGKALMTDGKSGMIEYPSGRVLARSDDTFLNTLLTMSRDGRTIVSAEGTEADQKVLLTDGRTLRSRGLILRGHKSYVRAAALSPDGALLATGDELGQIRLWEVESGRPYALPLTGHQSEIGALAFSSDGRTLTSTAEAGTLLTHDLAPALTRAALCKNTTGGLTRREWREALPTLDYRPTCP; this is encoded by the coding sequence GTGGCACCCGATCCGCTGGGTCCCGGTGATCCGTCCAAGCTCGGCGACTACCTTCTCGCGGGGCGGCTCGGCGCCGGCGGGCAGGGCGTCGTCTACGAGGGCTACGGCCCGGACGGCGTGCGGGTCGCGGTCAAGACGCTCCACGGCGACTACTCCGCCGCGCACCGCGACCTGTTCGTCCGCGAGGTCGAGGCGGTTCGGCGCGTCTCGCAGTTCTGCACGGCGCGCGTCCTCGCCGTCGATCTCGACGACGCCGTCCCGTACGTCGTCAGCGAGTACGTCGCGGGCCCGACCCTCCAGCAGGCGGTCGACGAGGACGGCCCGTACAAGCCGGACGACCTGTACCGGCTGGCGGTCGGGATCGCGACCGCGCTGACCACCGTCCACCGTGCGGGCGTCGTCCACCGCGACCTGAAGCCCGCCAACGTGCTGCTCGGACCGGACGGACCCCGCGTCATCGACTTCGGCATCGCCCGCACCGAGGACATGTCCCAGAGCGCGACCGGGATGAAGGGGACGCCCCGGTACATGGCTCCCGAGGTGTTCCAGGGTGAGAGCCCCGGGCCCGCCGTCGACGTCTGGGCCTGGGGCGCCACGATCCTGTTCGCCGCGTCCGGCCGCACCCCGTTCAGCGGCGAGTCCCTGCCCAAGCTGATGCACTCCGTGCTGAACACCGAACCGGACATCGCGACGGTCCCCGAGCGGCTGCGGCCCATGGTCGAAGCCGCGCTGGCCAAGGACCCCGAACGGCGTCCCGACGCCCCGGACCTGCTCCTCGACCTGCTCGGCGGGGGTCCCGACGCGGACCTTCTGGAGCAGGGCGAGCGGGAGGCCCGCGCCGTCCGCACGCCGAAGCCCGCGTCCCCGCCCCTGGGCGAGCGCGCCGAAGAGGCGATGCGCAGCCTCGGCCCGGAGGCGCAGCAGGCCGTCCCGCAGATCCTGCTGCGGATGGTGTCGGCCGAAGACGACCTCGTCCGCCCGGCGGCGCGCGCCGAGTTCAGCGACGGCCGCACGCCGGAACCGATCGTCGACGCCGTCCTCACGGCGTTCACGCGGGCGGGGCTGCTCATCTGGGACGGGCAGCGGATCACGCTCGCCTCCCCGGCGCTCCTGCGCGCGTGGCCGCGGCTGCGCGACTGGGCTGCCGCCGAACGTCCGGGCCTGGACGTCCACCAGGAACTCGCCGAGGGAGCACGGCTGTGGGACGCGCACGGCCGCAAATCCGGCGACCTCCTCCAGGGGACCCGCCTCGAACGCGCGATGACCTGGGCCGTCGGCGGCAGCCGCGTGCTGCGGCCGAACACACTCGAACAGGCGTTCCTGGACGCCGGGCGCGCGTCCGTCCGCCGCCGGTCCACCCTGCGGACGGCGGTCTCCGGAGTCCTCGCCGTCCTGCTGCTGGTGACGCTCGTCGCGGGCGTCCTCGTCTTCCAGCAGAGCCGCACCGTCGCCCGGCAGCGCGACGACGCGGAGGCCCGCCGCCTGGCGGCCGTGGCGATGGCCACCCGCAAGAGCGACCCGAGGACCGCCCGCCGCCTGGCCATCGCCGCCGGCGCCCTCTCGAACACCAAGGAGACCAGGGAGGCGCTGGTCGCGCTCCGCTACCAGTGGGAGAGCGACGTCTTCATCCCGCCCGGCGTGAGCGCCACGACCCGGCGGCAGCCGTCGCCGGGCGGCCGCGTCCTCGCCGTCGTGGACGGCGGAAAGGCCAGTGTCTGGAACATCGACACCCACGCGAGACTGCACCAGTTCACCATCACCGGCGCCGACACCCTCGATCTCGTCGTCACCGACGACGCGCGCACCATGGTCACCTGGGCGGATGACGGGACGGCCCGCGTCTGGGACACCTCGTCCGGCAAGCAACGCGGCAGGCTCCCCATCGGCAGGGCCGGCACCAACGCGAAGATCTTCGACGGGATCGACCTGAGCCCGTCCGGGCACCTCCTGCTCGCCGGCAACCGCGACGCCCGCACCGTCTGGGACCTGCGGACCCTCCGGCAGGTCCCGCTGAGCTGGACGCGCCCGAAGGACGGTGTCGAGATCCTCGCGGCCGACGCCGGCGACCAGCTCCTCGCGGGCGTCACCTCGCAGGGCGCGGTGCACGTCGACCAACTCGCGGCCAAGGCGACGATCGCGCTGCCCCGCCTCAACAAGGCGCTCAGGGGGAGGTACGTCAGCGCGGCCAGACTGAGCCCGGACGGATCGCTGTTCGCCGTCGCGGCCACCCCGGCCGCGGGCGAGAAGACAGAGATCCTCCTCTGGAAGCTCGGCGCGGACGAGCAGTACCTGAGGCTCGGATCCGCGAACTCCTACTCGTCCCTGGCCTTCAGCGACGACGGCGGCTACCTGGCGCAGGCCAGGACCATGTGGCGGCTCAAGGACGGCGGCGCCACCCAGTCCACCCCCGACGAGCCCATGATCCGCTACGCGCCGACCGCGGACTGCGCCCTGGTCCGCTTCGTGGAGAAGCGGGCGCTGCGCTGCGTCGAACCGGCGACCGGCCAGGTCTCGTCCCTCGACATCAGCACCTTCCTGAGCACCCAGGTCGTCCAGGGAAGCGGCCTGTTCCAGAACACGGCCATCTCCGCTGACGCCTCGACCATGGTGTACCGCGGCGGAGGCTCCGTGCACTTCTGGGACGTCCGGCGAAAGCAGGCCGTCAACCGAGGGTTCAGCCTTTCGTCCGACTACGAGTACTCAGGCAACGGCAACGACCTCGCCCTCAGCGCGGACGGCGGGCGGCTCGCCATCTACAAGAACGCCCGCACGGTCACCGTCACCGACGCCAAGAAGTTCGCCAAGCTCGGCGACGTGACGCTGCCCCGGCCCACCGACAGGATCCAGGCCATGGCCATGTCCCCGGACGGCCACGGCCTGGCCCTCCTGGTCCGCCGTGGCATCGTGGGAGAACTCCAGTTCTGGGACGCGAAGACACTCCGGCTGACTCGCGCGGTTCCGTCCTCAGCCGACACCTTCGTCAAACGCATCGTCTTCCGCCCGGACGGCAAGGCCCTCATGACGGACGGCAAGTCCGGCATGATCGAGTACCCGTCCGGCCGCGTCCTGGCCAGAAGCGACGACACCTTCCTGAACACCCTTCTCACCATGAGCCGCGACGGCCGGACGATCGTGAGCGCCGAGGGAACCGAGGCGGACCAGAAAGTCCTCCTCACCGACGGCAGGACGCTCCGCTCGCGCGGCCTGATCCTGCGCGGCCACAAGAGCTACGTCAGGGCCGCCGCCCTTTCCCCGGACGGCGCCCTCCTCGCCACCGGCGACGAACTGGGCCAGATCCGCCTGTGGGAAGTCGAATCCGGCCGCCCCTACGCGCTGCCCCTGACCGGCCACCAGTCCGAGATCGGCGCACTGGCGTTCTCCTCGGACGGACGAACCCTCACCAGCACCGCCGAAGCCGGCACCCTCCTCACCCACGACCTGGCCCCCGCCCTCACCAGAGCGGCCCTCTGCAAGAACACCACCGGCGGCCTGACAAGAAGGGAATGGCGAGAAGCCCTCCCCACCCTCGACTACCGCCCCACCTGCCCTTGA
- a CDS encoding dihydrofolate reductase family protein, with the protein MGLIDIELFATLDLVAQSPGGPDEDPVGFPFGGWQAPLMDEVTGAQIGAAYEGTDALLLGRRTYDIFAAYWPHQEGGEDNEIAALFNTVPKYVASRGRPDLSWAGSIQLGPDLAAAVREIRDRHEHIKVVGSLNLVQTLLREKLFDRLDLWVYPIVLGVGKKVFDGGEVPTNLTLQEPPSAAPNGTVHLRYALAEGTPATGDMTAPDRGAAPND; encoded by the coding sequence ATGGGCCTCATTGACATAGAGCTGTTCGCAACCCTCGACCTCGTCGCGCAGTCGCCCGGCGGCCCCGACGAGGACCCGGTCGGGTTCCCGTTCGGCGGCTGGCAGGCGCCCCTGATGGACGAGGTCACCGGCGCGCAGATCGGTGCCGCGTACGAGGGCACGGACGCCCTGCTGCTCGGCCGGCGGACCTACGACATCTTCGCCGCCTACTGGCCGCACCAGGAAGGCGGAGAGGACAACGAGATCGCCGCTCTCTTCAACACCGTCCCGAAGTACGTGGCCTCCCGAGGCAGGCCCGACCTCTCATGGGCCGGTTCCATCCAGCTCGGCCCGGACCTGGCCGCAGCGGTCCGCGAGATCCGCGACCGCCACGAGCACATAAAGGTCGTCGGAAGCCTGAACCTGGTGCAGACCCTCCTACGCGAGAAGCTCTTCGACCGCCTCGACCTCTGGGTCTACCCGATAGTGCTCGGCGTCGGAAAGAAGGTCTTCGACGGCGGCGAGGTCCCCACGAACCTCACCCTCCAAGAACCACCGTCAGCCGCCCCGAACGGCACCGTCCACCTACGCTACGCCCTGGCCGAAGGCACCCCCGCGACAGGCGACATGACCGCCCCCGACCGCGGCGCCGCCCCCAACGACTGA